The Rhinoraja longicauda isolate Sanriku21f chromosome 19, sRhiLon1.1, whole genome shotgun sequence genome includes a window with the following:
- the LOC144602715 gene encoding zinc-binding protein A33-like — protein MASKDQIESLTEEVVCPICLDFFTDPVSPECGHNFCRSCITQRWDREGRNSCPECREEFTDRTLRVSRALARLAEKARTLSLNRKVKESKPHCEEHQEELKLFCETDKKLICVICAAGREHKSHSFMPVKEAVENYKDQVKVSIQSLTKKKSEIQQMEQQQKQKISGVLEQSYNLQSKVSSQFAEQHQILIEKEQRVLADIREEEKKILDTLEKNLQEIEENLNSIQEELLKLQQQMDQKDSVVFLKEEAGRKRR, from the exons ATGGCTTCAAAAGATCAGATCGAGAGTTTAacggaggaggtagtttgtcccatctgcctggatttcttcaccgatccggtgtcaccagagtgtgggcacaacttctgccgctcctgtatcacacagaggtgggacagggaggggagaaactcctgcccggaatgtagagaggagtttacagaccgcaccctcagggtgagtcgggccttggcgagactggctgagaaagctcgaacactgagcctgaatcggaaagtgaaggaaagtaaacctcactgcgaggaacatcaggaagaactgaagctgttttgtgaaactgacaagaagctgatctgtgtgatttgtgcagctgggcgggaacacaagtctcacagcttcatgccggttaaagaagctgttgaaaactacaag GATCAGGTTAAAGTTTCCATCCAGTCCCTCACAAAAAAGAAGtcagagatccagcaaatggagcagcaacagaaacagaagatttctggagttctg gaacagtcatacAACCTTCAGTCTAAGGTctcatcccagtttgctgaacagcACCAGATTCTCAttgagaaagagcagcgcgtactggcagatatccgggaggaagagaagaagattctagatacactggagaaaaatcttcaagagattgaagagaatttaaattccattcaggaggaactcttaaagttgcagcaacagatggatcaaaaagacagtgtggtgtttctgaag gaggaagctggtcgcaagcgaaggtag